In the genome of Paenibacillus pabuli, one region contains:
- a CDS encoding phage distal tail protein, whose product MFNRGAFNRMAFNRQISVFVFGRAVLNGVGGLTAASSAEMTGTVTMDGVGELHADFVREISNAAKLDGEGGLSATFIRERLQKAIMHGVGTLKANGSRFHVDYIDYVGLINPGDRIIIDSKNLKVTKNGSNALFNMQGNFFDLNLGNNTITYTDPDTGRSVLMRITFQDRFV is encoded by the coding sequence GTGTTTAACCGGGGAGCTTTTAACCGTATGGCGTTTAACCGACAGATATCTGTATTCGTCTTTGGCAGAGCGGTACTGAATGGGGTGGGAGGGTTAACCGCTGCTTCCAGTGCAGAAATGACAGGGACCGTAACTATGGACGGTGTAGGTGAACTGCATGCGGATTTTGTCCGTGAAATATCCAATGCGGCGAAGTTGGACGGTGAAGGCGGCCTTTCTGCTACCTTCATTCGTGAACGACTACAAAAAGCAATCATGCACGGGGTCGGCACCTTAAAAGCAAACGGCAGCCGTTTCCATGTTGACTATATAGATTATGTAGGACTGATTAACCCAGGTGACCGAATTATCATAGATTCCAAAAACCTGAAAGTGACGAAAAACGGAAGCAATGCCCTGTTCAATATGCAGGGCAATTTCTTTGATTTGAACCTTGGCAACAACACAATCACATATACGGACCCGGACACTGGCCGATCCGTGTTAATGCGGATTACATTCCAGGATCGATTCGTATAG
- a CDS encoding phage tail protein, whose amino-acid sequence MRRPAYVTVYDLQMRTVAYLENAFDVSYEAPMNAIWTASFSLPANDEKNAECQPLYFVEIFDGEERLELFRILKPTTKRGSDGPFISYECEHVLGTLLDDVLFLYHTVGNLGVYTRDVIQYILSKQEIKRWQLGTVQFDRQFEYNWENENLLGALFSVPNPFPDEYMWSFDTTTYPWRLNLIKPSEQEELYIRYGVNLQGITRVIDASKVSTRIYGLGYGEGVNQLTFADLNGGKPYIDAEQALIQKYGIVKTIFVDRRFEYPETLLARTQALMEELKVPSVHYTVDAAEIYALTNDPIDRFKSGAMVWVQDQELGIDVKARVVKVGKGDVLGQPGAVTLEIANKSQDIAGSIAELRNRMHISEVYAQGATNYDSHNFADNCDPTHPAILRFWMPEETARVNKVALSFRVEPFRGYSRAIESAPSVSSGPSTRNTSGPSSRNTAGPSTNDSSGPSTTSTTQPTNVAGSTETDGAYFGSGGHNHGIADGTRLLTQGGGYVTWVPSGNHRHQIVLPVHDHGMAHTHRIDHTHSMDHTHSMDHTHEIPAHSHDIEFGIWEGPIPESVQVRVDGKLIAGLSTSGEEIDIIPYLSKDNSGRINRGDFHEITITPVNSLGRVVASVFTQIFAQSRGGGDY is encoded by the coding sequence ATGAGAAGACCAGCATACGTAACAGTATATGACTTGCAAATGCGGACGGTGGCGTATTTAGAAAACGCCTTTGACGTGAGCTATGAAGCGCCAATGAATGCGATCTGGACGGCCAGCTTCAGCTTGCCAGCGAATGATGAGAAAAACGCGGAGTGCCAGCCGCTTTATTTTGTGGAGATATTCGACGGAGAGGAACGATTGGAGTTATTCCGAATCCTGAAGCCAACAACCAAGCGTGGATCTGATGGGCCGTTCATCTCATATGAGTGCGAGCATGTTTTAGGCACACTATTGGATGATGTGCTGTTCTTATATCACACGGTTGGAAACTTGGGTGTTTATACACGGGATGTAATTCAATACATCTTATCCAAACAGGAGATAAAGCGGTGGCAGCTTGGGACGGTTCAATTTGATAGGCAATTTGAATACAACTGGGAAAATGAGAATCTTCTTGGCGCATTGTTCTCTGTTCCGAATCCGTTCCCAGATGAATACATGTGGTCCTTTGACACAACTACTTACCCGTGGCGGCTCAATCTGATTAAGCCATCCGAGCAAGAAGAATTGTATATCCGGTATGGTGTGAACTTGCAGGGCATCACACGTGTTATAGACGCGTCTAAGGTATCTACCAGAATTTATGGACTTGGGTATGGGGAGGGTGTAAATCAACTCACATTCGCTGATCTGAACGGTGGCAAGCCATACATTGATGCCGAACAAGCCCTTATACAAAAATACGGCATTGTAAAGACCATTTTTGTAGATCGTCGGTTTGAATATCCTGAAACGTTGCTGGCGCGCACTCAGGCACTGATGGAAGAATTGAAAGTCCCAAGCGTGCATTACACGGTAGACGCTGCTGAGATATATGCACTCACGAATGATCCAATCGACAGGTTCAAATCCGGCGCTATGGTATGGGTGCAAGATCAGGAATTGGGCATTGATGTTAAAGCGAGAGTGGTCAAAGTAGGCAAGGGGGATGTACTGGGACAACCTGGAGCCGTAACGCTTGAGATTGCAAACAAATCGCAGGATATCGCAGGTAGCATTGCGGAGCTGCGGAACCGGATGCATATCAGTGAGGTATATGCCCAAGGTGCTACCAACTATGATAGCCACAATTTTGCAGATAACTGTGATCCAACTCATCCGGCCATACTCCGATTTTGGATGCCGGAAGAAACAGCTAGGGTTAATAAAGTGGCGCTATCATTTCGAGTAGAGCCATTCAGAGGATATAGCCGAGCTATTGAATCTGCTCCTTCGGTGTCATCGGGTCCAAGTACCAGGAACACATCTGGTCCAAGTAGCCGGAACACGGCGGGACCGAGTACAAACGATTCTTCAGGACCAAGCACAACATCAACTACTCAGCCAACAAACGTGGCTGGTTCAACAGAGACAGATGGAGCATATTTTGGTTCAGGTGGTCATAACCACGGTATCGCAGATGGAACAAGGTTGTTGACTCAAGGAGGTGGATATGTAACTTGGGTACCTTCTGGTAATCACAGACACCAGATTGTATTGCCAGTCCATGACCATGGAATGGCTCACACTCACCGGATAGACCATACGCATAGCATGGATCATACACATAGCATGGATCATACACATGAAATCCCTGCCCACTCACACGACATTGAATTCGGGATATGGGAAGGGCCGATTCCAGAATCAGTCCAGGTAAGGGTAGATGGTAAGTTGATTGCAGGGTTGAGTACATCCGGCGAAGAAATCGATATTATACCATATCTTTCAAAAGATAATAGCGGACGAATCAACAGAGGTGACTTTCATGAAATAACAATAACCCCAGTTAACTCACTGGGGCGTGTTGTAGCTTCTGTGTTCACACAAATATTCGCGCAAAGTAGAGGCGGTGGAGATTATTAG
- a CDS encoding stalk domain-containing protein, which yields MKTVVTLSIGMMIGSATLAAAAPSTVKAVLTKFSFSIDGQEQNLKSEPLVYNGKTYLPVREVAEMTGYKLNYDNKAKKIEFETKEESFLNNSSLTPDKTTQTENKTYNVGDVIETNNFDIKITGVKYENQFNGFSAEDGTTYAIVSFDVLAKKEPVAYPKWSSVDFIDIFTLDTGVEYMGSSAATGSIAVNEWSSVSVAKLVKPGVKVSDVKIADPVLRDRNYYIVKF from the coding sequence GTGAAAACAGTTGTCACGCTCAGTATTGGTATGATGATCGGATCGGCAACCTTGGCCGCTGCTGCACCATCCACTGTTAAAGCTGTATTAACAAAATTCTCGTTTTCAATTGACGGTCAAGAACAAAACTTAAAGAGTGAACCTCTTGTTTACAATGGAAAAACCTATCTCCCGGTTCGGGAAGTAGCTGAAATGACTGGCTACAAGTTAAACTATGATAACAAAGCAAAGAAAATAGAGTTTGAAACGAAGGAGGAATCTTTTCTGAATAATTCATCTTTGACGCCTGACAAAACCACTCAGACTGAGAATAAAACATACAATGTTGGCGATGTGATCGAAACAAATAACTTCGATATTAAAATCACTGGCGTTAAATACGAAAACCAATTTAACGGTTTTTCTGCGGAAGACGGAACCACATACGCAATTGTAAGTTTTGATGTATTAGCTAAAAAGGAACCAGTGGCATATCCTAAATGGAGTTCTGTCGATTTTATTGACATTTTCACACTGGATACCGGAGTCGAGTATATGGGATCATCGGCTGCCACTGGTAGTATAGCTGTTAATGAATGGTCAAGCGTTTCTGTTGCTAAGTTAGTGAAGCCTGGAGTGAAGGTTTCGGATGTTAAAATTGCCGATCCAGTATTACGTGATAGAAACTACTACATTGTAAAATTCTAA
- a CDS encoding phage holin family protein: MNEGIANVIKMVSAAMGAGTGYLFGGWNMLIHLLLILVVVDWLTGWAAAWIKHELRSRVGFEGIARKAAIFLIVTIAHYIDLAWGDTGYIQDAVVFFYIANELLSVIENAGRMGLPMPDALRNAVKIFESKSSVPINPNLPDPPQDDTTQKPAV, encoded by the coding sequence ATGAACGAGGGGATAGCTAATGTCATTAAAATGGTATCCGCAGCCATGGGGGCTGGCACGGGATACCTCTTTGGAGGTTGGAATATGTTGATACATTTACTTTTGATTTTGGTAGTTGTTGATTGGTTGACAGGATGGGCGGCAGCTTGGATTAAGCATGAGCTTAGAAGTAGGGTGGGCTTTGAAGGGATTGCACGAAAGGCGGCTATCTTCCTAATTGTGACGATTGCACATTATATAGATTTAGCTTGGGGAGATACTGGATACATTCAAGACGCGGTTGTATTCTTCTATATCGCGAATGAGTTATTGTCCGTTATCGAAAATGCTGGCCGTATGGGTTTGCCTATGCCGGATGCACTTCGCAATGCGGTGAAGATATTCGAATCTAAATCTTCTGTTCCGATCAATCCGAATTTGCCTGATCCACCACAAGATGATACGACTCAAAAACCAGCAGTTTAA
- a CDS encoding GH25 family lysozyme — MQQRKDSNVQGIDVSRYQGKIDWLKVKADGREFVFIKATEGQTYSDPNFATNVKGALSAGLLVGTYHFLKATTTVSAKTEAAHYAKTLDTVGGADLLGLPPVMDYENNPGNLSKAQINAVAKSFLSELERLTGQKPIIYTGNSFASNFDTGLSGYDLWIARYSDTRTPDDQPAWKTWTIWQYSDSGKVPGITGNVDLNEFNGSLSDLKKRYGKKVDINNPFDGYRITSPFGMRTHPVSRVKKFHRGVDLVVTPSDGPIYSFVAGEVLHAKLGVKGSGFGDYGVTVAIKDDRGCLHVYAHLTAAAVKVGQQVKRGQLIGKQGSTGISSGPHLHYEVRKAFTPQYGYTATEAGVVEPTQYLIDYYGEEGNVPMTTTEQKAFDSLKTTVEAQAAYIAAQKAKDNMPCPSWAKSAYDFYKPFIADETGSYDFWRMLVIKYRQDNGIKVTS, encoded by the coding sequence ATGCAACAACGAAAAGACAGTAATGTACAGGGGATCGACGTTTCTCGGTACCAGGGTAAAATTGATTGGCTGAAAGTTAAAGCTGACGGCCGGGAATTCGTATTCATCAAGGCGACCGAAGGGCAGACATACAGCGATCCCAACTTTGCAACTAACGTCAAAGGGGCATTGTCTGCTGGCTTATTGGTTGGAACGTACCATTTCCTGAAGGCGACAACAACGGTTTCCGCAAAAACAGAAGCGGCGCATTATGCAAAGACTTTGGATACGGTAGGCGGGGCTGATCTTCTCGGCCTACCGCCTGTGATGGATTATGAGAACAACCCCGGCAATCTGAGCAAAGCGCAGATTAATGCAGTCGCTAAATCGTTTCTATCTGAACTGGAACGTTTGACAGGCCAGAAGCCAATCATCTACACGGGCAATTCCTTCGCGAGCAACTTTGATACTGGCTTGTCGGGTTATGACTTATGGATTGCACGATACAGTGACACGCGAACACCGGACGATCAGCCTGCATGGAAGACATGGACCATTTGGCAATATAGCGATTCAGGCAAGGTTCCGGGGATCACTGGCAATGTGGATTTAAACGAATTTAATGGCAGCCTATCGGATTTGAAGAAGCGATATGGGAAGAAGGTTGATATCAATAACCCATTTGACGGATACCGGATCACAAGCCCGTTTGGTATGCGTACGCATCCTGTCAGCAGAGTGAAGAAGTTCCATCGCGGCGTTGACTTGGTGGTGACGCCTTCTGATGGACCCATCTATTCATTTGTTGCTGGTGAAGTGCTGCATGCCAAGCTTGGGGTTAAAGGTTCAGGTTTTGGAGATTATGGGGTGACGGTAGCTATCAAGGACGATAGGGGATGCCTGCATGTGTATGCCCATCTAACTGCCGCAGCGGTCAAAGTCGGGCAGCAAGTCAAACGCGGGCAACTGATAGGTAAGCAGGGAAGCACTGGAATCAGTAGCGGACCACATTTGCATTATGAGGTACGTAAAGCTTTTACACCGCAATATGGATACACTGCCACGGAGGCGGGCGTTGTAGAGCCTACGCAGTATCTCATTGATTATTATGGAGAAGAGGGGAATGTACCAATGACAACAACTGAACAGAAGGCGTTTGATTCTCTTAAGACGACAGTAGAGGCACAGGCTGCATATATTGCCGCTCAGAAGGCTAAGGATAACATGCCATGCCCGAGCTGGGCAAAATCTGCTTATGATTTCTATAAGCCATTCATTGCCGACGAGACAGGCAGCTACGATTTCTGGAGAATGCTTGTGATCAAATATCGGCAGGATAATGGTATCAAAGTAACTTCATAA
- a CDS encoding helix-turn-helix transcriptional regulator, translated as MALRLGRSRLPELLRRNKLSQSSFAERLGTSEAFISQIISGKKHFSYIMALKASLILNCHMEELYEWVNE; from the coding sequence ATGGCTCTCCGTTTAGGGAGAAGCCGTTTGCCTGAGCTACTCAGACGCAACAAACTTTCTCAATCATCTTTTGCCGAGAGGTTGGGAACTTCTGAAGCGTTCATTTCTCAAATCATTAGCGGCAAAAAACATTTCTCTTACATAATGGCATTGAAAGCTTCGTTAATCCTTAATTGCCATATGGAAGAACTTTACGAGTGGGTCAACGAGTAA
- the yhbH gene encoding sporulation protein YhbH, translating to MSNSHQPYSFVVSREDWSLHRKGYQDQQRHQQKVKDVIKQNLPDLITEENIIMSDGQQIIKVPIRSLDEYRFVYNYQKQKHVGQGDGDSQVGDVIGRDPASKKPGKGEKAGDQPGHDIVEAEVSIEELEDMLFSELELPDLKQKDKDQIETHTVVFNDIRKKGMQSNIDKKRTILENLRRNATTGNPGIHHISPDDLRYKTWEDKIIPQSNAVIIAMMDTSGSMGSFEKYCARSFFFWMTRFLRRQYEKVEIVFLAHHTEAKEVTEEEFFTRGESGGTICSSVYMKALEIIDSRYPPSSYNIYPFHFSDGDNLTSDNERCVKLIGELMKRSNMFGYGEVNQYNRSSTLMSAYRHIKLDQFMYYVIKEKGEVYKALRSFFQKREGGSVG from the coding sequence ATGTCAAATTCACACCAGCCTTACTCGTTCGTCGTTTCCCGGGAAGATTGGTCGCTTCACCGCAAAGGGTACCAGGACCAGCAACGCCATCAGCAAAAGGTTAAAGATGTCATCAAGCAGAATCTGCCTGATCTAATTACCGAAGAAAACATCATTATGTCCGATGGACAACAAATCATCAAGGTACCAATCCGCAGTCTGGATGAGTACCGTTTTGTGTATAATTACCAAAAGCAAAAACATGTGGGCCAGGGAGACGGTGACAGTCAGGTCGGGGATGTCATCGGACGTGATCCCGCTTCGAAGAAGCCGGGCAAGGGTGAAAAGGCCGGAGATCAGCCCGGGCATGATATCGTTGAAGCCGAAGTGAGCATCGAAGAATTGGAAGATATGCTTTTTTCAGAACTGGAGCTTCCGGATCTGAAGCAAAAAGACAAGGATCAGATTGAGACACATACGGTGGTATTCAACGATATTCGCAAAAAGGGCATGCAGTCCAATATTGACAAAAAACGCACCATACTGGAGAACTTGCGCCGTAATGCCACCACTGGCAATCCGGGTATTCACCATATCAGTCCGGACGATCTGCGTTACAAAACATGGGAAGACAAAATCATTCCACAATCCAATGCCGTCATTATTGCCATGATGGACACTTCCGGTTCCATGGGTTCCTTTGAGAAATATTGTGCACGCAGCTTTTTTTTCTGGATGACCCGTTTTCTCCGCCGCCAGTATGAGAAGGTTGAGATTGTTTTCCTCGCCCATCATACCGAAGCCAAGGAAGTGACCGAGGAGGAATTCTTTACCCGCGGCGAAAGTGGGGGCACTATCTGCTCCTCTGTATATATGAAGGCATTGGAAATTATTGATAGCCGCTATCCACCTTCCAGCTATAACATCTACCCGTTCCACTTCTCGGACGGGGATAATCTGACCTCAGATAATGAGCGTTGTGTCAAACTGATTGGCGAGCTGATGAAGCGCAGCAACATGTTTGGTTATGGCGAAGTGAACCAGTACAACCGCAGCAGCACACTCATGTCGGCCTATCGCCATATCAAGCTCGACCAGTTCATGTATTATGTGATCAAAGAAAAAGGCGAAGTATACAAAGCTTTGCGCAGCTTTTTCCAGAAAAGAGAGGGAGGCAGCGTAGGATGA
- a CDS encoding MFS transporter, translating to MNKRAVKAWIMYDWANSAYATTVLAAVLPVFYASVAAATLDADTAASYLAYTHSIGMLCVALLTPLLGTLADLSGRKGDFLRVFSIIGIIATLGFSIIGEGDWLLASALLVISTIGFAGGNTFYDAMLPDLVSAERRDMISSKGYAYGYIGGGLLLAINMLMIQQPGWFGMGSTLAGTRLAFISVALWWLVFSIPLFRHAPRRPAAPDMPKSWQGYANVGLRRLRQTFRQIRRFPQLMRMLVAFWFFNDGINTIILMATIYGTSIGIGTADLMLALLLTQFIGFPCTLLLGAWAQRWGAKQVLMVSLSIYICIVILGYFMTSAIHFYLLAGLVGVVQGVSQSTARSLFSNLMPAGRTGEYFGFVNITGKFSSIFGPFVFGWVGQITGSTRWGILSLIFFFAAGIAVLLTVKVQQGMSDAIQADQEEGQGWVHHSKSGKGTEARSTG from the coding sequence TTGAATAAACGGGCAGTTAAAGCATGGATTATGTATGATTGGGCCAACTCGGCCTATGCGACGACGGTACTTGCAGCCGTTCTTCCCGTCTTCTACGCTTCAGTGGCTGCAGCTACACTGGATGCAGATACCGCAGCATCTTATCTGGCGTATACTCATTCCATTGGCATGTTATGTGTAGCGCTGTTAACTCCTTTGCTGGGGACATTAGCGGATTTATCAGGGCGTAAAGGTGATTTCCTGCGGGTATTTTCCATCATTGGCATCATCGCAACCCTCGGATTCAGCATCATTGGTGAGGGAGACTGGCTGCTTGCTTCTGCACTGCTGGTCATCTCGACTATCGGGTTTGCGGGTGGCAATACATTCTATGATGCGATGCTGCCTGACCTGGTATCAGCTGAGCGAAGAGATATGATCTCCTCCAAAGGCTATGCCTATGGTTATATTGGCGGAGGATTACTGCTTGCCATCAATATGCTGATGATTCAGCAGCCGGGATGGTTCGGGATGGGGAGTACACTCGCGGGAACAAGACTTGCTTTTATATCCGTAGCATTGTGGTGGCTTGTATTCTCCATTCCGTTATTTCGCCATGCCCCGCGCCGTCCTGCTGCACCGGATATGCCGAAGTCATGGCAAGGCTATGCCAATGTAGGCCTTCGCAGGCTTCGTCAAACCTTTCGACAAATCCGGCGTTTTCCACAGTTGATGCGCATGCTGGTTGCTTTCTGGTTTTTCAATGACGGCATTAATACCATTATCCTGATGGCAACGATCTATGGAACAAGCATTGGAATCGGGACAGCCGATCTGATGCTGGCCTTGCTGCTGACCCAATTTATCGGGTTCCCTTGTACATTGCTGTTGGGGGCATGGGCACAGCGTTGGGGCGCGAAGCAGGTATTGATGGTAAGCTTGTCCATTTACATATGCATCGTCATCTTGGGGTATTTCATGACATCAGCCATCCATTTCTATCTGCTCGCTGGCCTGGTTGGCGTGGTGCAGGGCGTAAGTCAATCAACAGCGCGTTCCTTGTTCAGCAATTTGATGCCTGCCGGAAGAACAGGAGAGTATTTTGGATTTGTTAATATTACAGGCAAATTTTCTTCCATTTTTGGGCCGTTTGTATTCGGTTGGGTGGGCCAGATAACAGGTTCTACCCGTTGGGGCATTCTGTCTCTAATTTTCTTTTTTGCTGCCGGGATTGCAGTGTTATTGACGGTTAAAGTGCAGCAGGGGATGTCGGATGCGATTCAGGCGGATCAGGAAGAAGGGCAAGGCTGGGTACATCATTCCAAGTCGGGGAAAGGTACAGAGGCTAGATCAACTGGATGA
- a CDS encoding sulfotransferase family protein has protein sequence MVDVHGNGLVLLLCVPRSGSSLSTVMLQNHSRVFATQEMWFLMNLVDLQKADSRPYGGGAIIRQFYSAMVSVEGFEKACRSFALEIYNGFLEGSGADLIVDKSPRYYYMLEWLDRLFPQSKRIHLQRNPLAIAASYKKVNRHTGEGFDLISSLQSSNLNMKAVDLTLGMLRLNDYFADKHTNAYEVQYEQLVSSPREEMEKLCGFLGIGYEEGIEQYGRFVDSTKSNMFYSMGVGDPFLSSHQEAHQDSVNNWKKILNPQEVEFYCRVIGSDLFHRMGYSKQLEEAERWTGVRYEAGPDEEVIAKLTRQFSEATGSSWQQGYRMQPVNLANNTQDGNRDNRAVNEPDAFDPTLAALATIRQLEAALRAADNRLERGYNERERLKAQLASAHSKIQRIKSLIPFGNQISAWASQRKILRGGKS, from the coding sequence TTGGTAGATGTTCATGGTAACGGACTTGTCTTGCTATTATGTGTACCTCGCAGTGGAAGTTCGCTATCCACCGTGATGCTGCAAAATCACAGCCGAGTATTTGCCACACAGGAAATGTGGTTTCTGATGAATCTTGTAGATTTGCAGAAGGCTGATTCCCGCCCCTATGGCGGGGGTGCAATCATCCGTCAGTTTTACAGCGCTATGGTATCCGTCGAAGGTTTTGAAAAGGCCTGCAGAAGCTTTGCTCTGGAAATTTATAACGGATTTCTGGAGGGGAGCGGGGCAGACCTTATCGTAGATAAATCTCCTCGTTACTATTATATGCTGGAATGGCTTGATCGCCTGTTTCCACAGTCCAAGCGCATTCATCTCCAGCGTAACCCCCTTGCCATAGCTGCTTCCTACAAAAAGGTAAACCGTCATACAGGAGAAGGATTCGATTTGATTAGCAGCTTGCAGAGTTCGAATCTTAATATGAAAGCAGTCGATCTCACACTGGGTATGCTCCGTTTGAATGATTATTTTGCGGACAAACACACGAATGCCTATGAAGTTCAGTACGAACAGCTTGTCTCCAGTCCTCGGGAGGAGATGGAGAAGCTATGCGGCTTTCTTGGCATCGGATATGAAGAGGGAATAGAGCAATATGGACGTTTTGTGGACAGTACAAAGTCCAATATGTTTTATAGCATGGGTGTTGGTGATCCGTTTCTATCGTCGCATCAGGAAGCTCATCAAGATTCTGTTAACAACTGGAAAAAAATACTCAATCCACAGGAAGTTGAATTCTATTGCCGGGTGATAGGCTCAGATCTGTTCCATCGAATGGGATACAGTAAACAGCTCGAAGAAGCAGAGCGCTGGACAGGTGTGCGTTACGAAGCTGGCCCAGATGAGGAAGTCATTGCCAAACTTACGCGTCAATTCTCGGAAGCAACGGGAAGCAGCTGGCAGCAAGGTTACCGGATGCAGCCTGTCAACCTAGCGAACAATACTCAAGATGGAAACAGGGATAATCGGGCAGTGAATGAACCGGATGCGTTTGACCCGACACTGGCCGCACTGGCAACGATCAGGCAGTTGGAAGCCGCGCTGCGTGCAGCCGATAATCGACTGGAACGAGGTTACAATGAGCGGGAACGATTGAAGGCACAGCTCGCCTCTGCTCACAGCAAGATTCAGCGTATCAAATCCTTGATTCCTTTTGGTAACCAGATAAGCGCCTGGGCTTCACAGCGCAAGATACTTCGGGGAGGAAAGTCATGA